In Erpetoichthys calabaricus chromosome 4, fErpCal1.3, whole genome shotgun sequence, one genomic interval encodes:
- the LOC114650603 gene encoding P2Y purinoceptor 3 encodes MANFTTPSTSDMSCTYNEDFKQILLPTVYSVVLVLGLPLNGVVIFQIWQSRKALTRTTIYMLNLAIADFLYVCSLPLLIYNYAQHDYWPFGDFMCKFVRFQFYSNLHGSIMFLTCISFQRYLGICHPLAMWHKKGGRKFAWMICILVWIIVFVLCAPTFEFATTGIQRNRTVCYDLTEPQRSKQYVPYGMALTFIGFLIPFLAIIVCYCCMTRILCQKNEMIGPAVREKKDKAIRMVIIVVVVFAISFFPFHLTKTMYLVFWAMGETTCWVKQTFSIIYKCTRPFASMNSVLDPILFYFTQQKFRQSTKSILEKMSSKR; translated from the coding sequence ATGGCAAATTTCACCACACCATCAACATCAGATATGTCCTGCACCTACAATGAGGACTTCAAGCAGATCCTCCTGCCCACTGTGTACAGTGTAGTTCTTGTGCTAGGGCTACCACTGAATGGAGTTGTCATCTTTCAGATATGGCAGTCCAGGAAGGCATTGACTCGCACTACCATCTATATGCTGAATTTGGCCATTGCAGACTTTCTTTATGTCTGCTCTCTGCCACTTCTCATCTATAACTATGCTCAGCATGATTACTGGCCTTTTGGAGACTTCATGTGCAAGTTTGTACGTTTTCAGTTTTACAGCAATCTCCATGGCAGCATTATGTTCCTCACATGTATCAGCTTTCAGAGGTACCTTGGCATTTGCCATCCACTGGCAATGTGGCACAAGAAGGGCGGTAGGAAATTTGCCTGGATGATTTGCATCTTGGTGTGGATCATAGTGTTTGTCCTTTGTGCGCCCACTTTTGAGTTTGCTACCACGGGAATCCAGCGCAACAGGACTGTCTGCTATGATCTCACTGAACCCCAGCGTTCTAAACAGTACGTTCCATATGGGATGGCATTGACATTTATTGGATTCCTCATTCCGTTTTTAGCAATTATTGTCTGTTACTGTTGCATGACCCGAATTCTGTGCCAAAAGAACGAAATGATTGGGCCTGCTGTGCGTGAGAAGAAAGACAAGGCCATTCGAATGGTTATCATTGTAGTGGTGGTGTTTGCAATTAGTTTCTTTCCGTTTCATTTGACTAAAACCATGTATCTGGTATTCTGGGCCATGGGCGAAACAACATGTTGGGTAAAGCAGACCTTTTCCATTATCTACAAATGCACCAGGCCCTTTGCTAGTATGAATAGTGTATTAGaccctattttattttattttacgcaGCAAAAATTCAGGCAAAGTACAAAATCCATCCTGGAAAAGATGAGCAGCAAACGATAA